TTTAATTGAATGATTAGTTGTTAGTAGTTGTCGTTAGACGTTACAACAAATAAGAATCCAAAATATAAAGCTTACAAAAATAACCTCTATACTTCAAAACAAAAAATTAATTCGCATTCCATCTTCCCATGAGCAGAGGGCCGGCTCAAACCTTTTACGGACCCTGGGGCAAAATTAAAAAAAGTGACCCTTAACCGATGAAATTAAAATTTTAAAATTGTAGTTACAGGGTAAAATAAAATCGTTTTCGTTTGAAAATGTAAGCACAACCAGAAAAGTAAAACAGTCTTGCTCTTTTTATAGCTTCTTTTTTCTTGAGAATGAAATCATTTGTTCCTACAAAAACCTTCAAAATATAATATCTTTAGTCCGCTATACTTCAAAGTCAAGTTAATTTCTAAAATTTAAGTAAAAAGAGAAGTACGCCTGGATTTAAGAACCAAAAAATGAATTGATGAAGCTGAAAGTGAAAGTGAAATGGATACCTGAAACAAGAAAACAAAAAAAAAAATCCTCGGACGTTTTAGAAACGAAAAAAATATTTTGTTCTACCAAAAAAAAATCAGTGATCTCTAAACAAAAAACAGAATAGTAAAAAAAAATATTAAAGATCACTTACATAAACCAATCAACAATGTAAGAATCCTTAAGAATCAACGATTTTGAGAGTATTAAAATTGTATTGTCACTGAAGACGTCTTGATGTAATACACTCATGCCTAAAAGTTTAATCAAATTAACATAAATAAGATTTTGTTTCCATAAAGTTAGATTTATAAATTTTGTATTTATTAATTTTGTTTTTGTAAAACATTATATTATATGTATAGTTTACAAAAAATAGAATTGCACTACTACAATAAAAAAAAAATTATGGACCCCTTCTAGCAATGGGCCCTGGGTGGGTGCACTGCTGGCCCCAGGTCATCAGCCGGCCCTGCCCATGAGGAATTAAATAATTTGCAATTTTCTAATTGCTTGATTAGTTGTTGCACATGACAATAATCCAAAACATATTTAATTTGCTTATTCGTCAATTTATCGTAACAGAAAATCAACAATAGCTGTGTTTGCATTTCGAAGCAAACACACATTTCTAAAACAGACAAGGTAAGTGAAGAAACAAAGAAACTGATCTCTTCACTTCCTACAGACAAAGATTTTCAAGGGAATCTGTGCAAGTACCAAGGATGTTGGTATTACTACAACACTCTCCAAGGAGTCATCAATTTCCATAACAATTTTCAACCACAGGACACCGATGTAATCCTAGCTTCTTCCCCAAAGTCCGGCACAACTTGGCTCAAGGCACTCACGGTCGCACTCTTGGAGAGATCTAAACATCATGATGATCATCCATTGCTGTCAGATAATCCTCATGCCTTAGTACCATTCTTGGAGAACAATCTGTATCTCAAAAGCTCAACACCGGACCTAACCAAGTACTCATCATCCCCGAGGCTGTTTGCGACTCACATGCCTTTGCACACCTTGAAAGAGGGCCTCAATGGTTCTCCTTGCAAGATTGTGTTCATGTGCAGGAACGCAAAGGACGCGTTGATATCTATGTGGTATTTCGTTTGCAAGTATCAGAGAGTTGAAGCGAGTAGAAGCATTCTCGAGTCGTTGTTCGAGTCGTTGTGCAGTGGAGTCACCTTCTACGGTCCCTTTTGGGACCAAGTCCTCAGCTACTGGAGAGGCAGCTTGGAAGATCCGAGTCGTGTCCTGTTCATGAAGTACGAGGAAATGAAAGAAGAGCCTTATGCTCAGCTCAAGAGACTTGCGGAGTTCTTAGGTTGTCCTTTCACCGAGGAAGAATTAGAGAGCGGATCTGTGGACAAGGTCTTAGAGCTCTGCTCCCTGCGTAGCCTTAGCGACTTGGAGATCAACAAGTCCGGAAAAAACGTCAACGGCGTGGATTACAAGTTCTATTTCCGAAAAGGAGAAGTCTGTGACTGGAAAAATCATCTCACTCCGGAGATGGAGAGGAGAATCGACATGATCATTGAGGAGAAACTCAAAGGTTCAGGTTTGAGTTTCTAAGAGTATTGCTATCCTTTGTTGTTGTTGTGTTTCTATTATTATCGTAAATAAGATCTTTCACATTGTAACTTTGGTCTGATGACCAACATTATTCATTCACACAAACCAGAATTTGTATTGTTCCAATAACAACTTTAATGCTAAAGTGATATAAAAATATATATCAAAACTAAAGTCTTAACGCCTAAACGCTCTAAACAAGTTAGGTTGCCTCTTTTCGTATTTATATGTTACTTCATGTTCGAGATTGAGCTAGGCGGCGTGAGTCGAGAGGTCGGTCCGGCCTAGCGATTTAGGAAGAAATCGGAGATTAATTTTGAATATTTACTTTAGTGTTAATGATGAGTACCTATATTTTCAATATGTTTACGTGAAATGAAAGAGAAGTTGTTGTGGCCCAGTGGAATGTGCTATGCTTTTCAAGCAGCTGTACACGAGTTCAAGCCCCATTAAGTGTGGGCCGTGTGGCAAAGGCGCTCAAGAATGGGAACAATGATAAAACTGAGAGTGGTGGTTGAAGCTAAGCTAAGCAGAATGGTCATGTAGAAGGCAATGGATATTCCATGGTAGATACTACTGCTACTCAGAGGAGCCCTCGTACTGCTGCAATGAATGGTCTGAGAATTTTGGTTTTTTTTTTTTTAACAGAGAGGAGAGACGAGTGTAGACTCAATTTTTGTTTGCTACGATTCATATTTTTCATATACACCATATCATGATCTGCTGCTACTCCTTACATTGAGTGTTTTTGACAACAAACGAATTATTCTTATTTATCTATTTTTGTTCTAATTTTATTCAATTTTGTGTCTTCACCTAAGAACCAAAACGTGACATACTCATCTCTTCTCAGTGCTCGGAGCAAAGCTGCGTGCGTGTCTTATAGCCAACACGCCAAAGTTCTTATTAGAGCAATACATATTCTTAAATAATTTGCAATCCTTGCATGTGACGTGAGTCCAAAACATATAGCTTACAATAATAATCTTTATTATACTATAAAGGGACCTACTATAAAACACATTACATTATTGTCTGATTAGCTGTTGCGCACTAGAAGAACCAAAAGCAATATTAGCTTATAATAATAAGAAAAATAATAATGATCTCATACTTTCAAAACAATATATTATTATTAACTGGATTCCACCATCCCCTGAGGAGTTAAAATAGTTGTGTGTTGCATTTTGAAGCAAAGGGAGTAGCAAAAGAAACATGGATCACAATGAACTTCCTGTGAACTTGAGAGAAGACAAGGTAAGTGACGAGACAAAGAAACTGATCTCTTCACTTCCAACAGACAAAGATTCTCAAGGGAACCTCTGCAAGTACCAAGGATGCTGGTATTACTACAACACTTTCCAAGCAGTCATCAGTTTCCAGAAGCATTTTCAGCCACAAGACACTGATATAATCCTCGCTTCCACCCCAAAGTCCGGCACAACTTGGCTCAAGGCACTCACCGTGGCACTCTTGGAGAGATCTAAACATCATGATGATCATCCTATGAACCATCCATTGTTATCCAATAATCCTCACGCCTTAGTACCATTACTGGAGAGCTCAGCACCGGATCTAACCAAGTTCTCACCATCATCCTCTACGAGGCTGTTTTCAACTCACATGCCTTTGTACACCTTGAAAGAAGGTCTTAAAGGTTCTCCTTGCAAGATTGTGTTCATGTGCAGGAACGCAAAGGACGCGTTGATATCTAGGATGCATTTCAGGTCAGTGCCGGCTCTAAGGGTGGGTTGAGAGTGCATGCACATGGTCCCACCCTTCATGCTAACTTTTTTTAATTAATTTAGAGTCTGAAATTTTAAAAATGTATATTTATTTTTATAAAATGAATTCTCGTGCGACATACCTAATAAAAATAAAATAAAATAGAATAGCACAAAGACCCGTAATGTTTTGAACCGAGACTGTTTCAGGTGCAAGTATGAGAAAATTGAAGTAAATAGTAGCGTTCTCGAGCCGATGTTCGAGTCCTTATGCAGAGGAGTCACCTTCTACGGCCCCATTTGGGACAATGTCCTCAGCTACTGGAGAGGCAGCTTGGAAGATCCCAATCATGTTCTGTTCATGAAGTACGAGGAAATGAAAGAAGAGCCTTGTGTTCAGCTCAAGAGACTTGCGGAATTTTTAGGTTTTCCTTTCACTGAGCAAGAAGAAGATAGGGGAGTTGTGGAAAAGATCTTGGAGCTCTGCTCCCTGCGTAGTCTTAGCGACTTGGAGGCCAACAAGTCGGGAAAAACCGTTAACGGAGTGGATCACAAGTTCTTTTTCCGGAAAGGAGAAGTCGGTGACTGGAAAAATCATCTCACTCCGGAAATGGAGAGCAAGATCGACACGATCATTGAGGAGAAGCTGAGAGGTTCAGGCTTGAGTTTCTAAGAGTATATTGTATCCTCTGTTGTTGTGTTCTACTATTAACTTTAATAAGATTGTCACATTGTTACATACGTTACAAGGGTCGGGCGAGATTTGACTTTAAAAATAGTTTCGACAGTTATAATATACGTTTAATAAGCATTATTTTTTTTAAATAATTTATATTATTTTTAACATTTGTTTATACAGTTAATATGACCGAATTCTTAATATTGTTTCTGATTTAATTCAGAGTTGTCAGATTTTATAATGTTTGTAGTATTATAACGCTATAAAATACATAAACAATCGAAATCGATCAAAAGAGAATGAGATTTTTCAAATACCATTGCATCCTTTTGTGAAGGTTTATAAAATAGCGGAGATGAAATTAAATAATATTTATTTACCAAATTATAAATAATTACCCTTAAAAATATGAATATATAAATATAATATTACTCCCAAATTTAGTAATCCTATTAGCTTTAATAAATAATGTTTTTTTTTGTTTATGGTATATAATAACAAATAATCTTTTTCATATCTTTTATGATCACTTAAATTGCTTAAAAAAATATATATATATTTATTTCAAACTTATATGTATCAATATCAATAAATAATGAAATTAATAAAAATGATCTAACATATATATGGATGATGATGCTTTTTCCTTGTTTAATATTTGTTTTTATTGTGAAATTTATTACACAAATGAGCAAATGATCATACTGACAATTACTTTTGAATAGTACTCCACATGGAGTGGATGAAAGCGCACACCAAAAAAGTATAAAATGCAACCGGTTTTGGTTTTGGTGTATAAAATGCAACCGGTTTCGATTTTGGTATATGCATAATCTAATCATATTCCATATATTTATCTTTATTTTTCAACGTTGTCATGAGGGAAAAGAAGTGCAAAAAACAAAAATTCATAGGAGAATACTCTAGTGTCACTTTCTTGAAACATCAAATATTTGGTCACTGGATGGGAAAGACGTTCTCTTCTGGAACAATTTGATAACATATTAAGATGAACTCATTTAATGACTCATAGACCAAAAAAGCCCAACGTATTAGGAAAATACCCGAATGAAGGGATTAAGAAAAAAAGACAAAAGGACTCTCTTTTTACGAAAAAAAAACAGAGCATGTACGAAAGGATTAATCTTTCCCTACTCAAATCGTCTCTTAAGTCATTTCCAAAACTTTTATTACTACCTTCTTGGTGAAGGCATCATTCTGATTTCAAGCCTGAAGTTTTCCTGTGAGGATACTTCTCCCAACACACTAACACAGAAACAATATAGTTAAGATCTTTAAGGCCTCTTTGGCACACCATAAACCACTTTTCTTCATAAAAAGCAATTAAGAAATCCAATTTTTTTTTGATTAATTAACAAAAAGAAACTATATCATCAAACCAATATTCTTACTTTTAGGGTGTCTATTCAGAAAATATTATGTCGTTAAGCACAAACGAAGACATAAAGATTAATTAGCATATTGATCAGAAGTCATTATCTGAGAGACAAACCTTATCACTGTTTGGGACCAGTTCCTGTAGCAGCTTCATCCGTGCACTAATCTTCTCCCTTCTTTCTTATAATCTGAAAATTAGTAGTGAATTAGAAATTAATCAACTGATTAAGATAAAAAAAAGAGTTGTGCAAATATGTGAGATGCTAAGTTACTCGAGCTCTAACATAAACATATGAAAGTTTCTCATTCTATTCCAAGCTTTTATTCTTCTTCTTCGTTGAGCTTTTAGCCTATAGATAATGTTAGTGATATGTGTCAAGGATTCATCAATCACTGGCTTGATCACATGTCAACAAAACATAATTTGTATCTCACAACTTGTGTCTCACCTTTTTGTCGAGTTCTTTTATCTTGCGAAACCAATTGTTCTGGCTAGCTCCCGCGCTCAGAAACCAAACGCTGAGATGAATCTGTCTCACCAGGCTCGGTTTTGAGACTTTCCAGATAAGAGTTGGAGTTAGAAGGTACCAATCTGCGCCACCGAGTACTTGGCCACTATCAAAATTCATTTTTACAGAAATCAAAACAGGTCTAAGAACAAACAATTCCAAACCACTACATATACAATCCCAAACCACTACATATAGATTGGGAAGAAGAAGAAGAAGAGAAGCACAAACCATCTGTATTAAGGAGCTGGAGGCGTCTCTGTCTAAGTTTATTACAGAGGTTGTTAACCGTCTCTGTAGCGTCGGTCTGATGCTCTTTGAGCTCGCAGACAGACATAGCCTTCTCCGCCGCCGATAAGATGATCGTAAGAGAAAGAATGCTCACCTATTTATACTCTCATATTCACCGATTCCTAATCAAAGCACGCATTCAAGGCTATATTGTGGTGATTGAATTAAGGGGGAGTAAACACGGAGAAGAAAGAAACGGATGCATTCGACGAAGATGAAAAGTCTCTGTACAATGAAGTAGAAGACGACAACGCCAAAATTTTAGGTTTTTTTTTTATCAGATTACGGGCCGATATTAAATAAAACGTAGCCCAACACTTTTCCAGCCCATCATACAAAAACAAATACAGATACGGCTGTATAAATGAAACGCAGACCACAAGTTAAAGTAGATACGTGTCGGCCTGTTAGAGAGGTGACTTTCCACGTGGATAGCTTAGGAGTGAGACCAACGTATTTTTATATATATATATAAATTTAGCTTAAACTTTTATTTTTGGGTTGATTGGTTGGGTTCTATATACGTTATTTAGCTTAAACTTTTATCTACGACCTTTAGAATCATCAACCATGATTGAAGTCAATTTCTAAATCTACAATAAAAATAATAATGGTAAAACTCCTAATTTACTAAAATAATATTTTTGTGTCGTAAGAAAAATATACAACTACAACAACTACATCTACATCAAAATTTAATGTTACATCCCAATCAATAATCTTTTCTATATACTTTAGACTCAAATAGTAAAAGCAGTCGTAACGTTACAGATCATTATTATGGAGATCAATTGGAACAAAAGCAAAAGCAGATTAAATCAAATCATATGGGAAACATTATAAACCAAACAACACAATTTATTATAGTTTTGAATAATAAAAATAGTCAATACAAATTATATATTTAAATAATAAAATTATATAAAAAATCATAACATATAATATTAAGTTATAGCTATTTTATTATATTATGTGTTTACATAAACATATTATAATTAAAACACATATATTTACATTGATATGCAGACATTTTCTAAATATAATTTGAATAAAACTACCACATGAAAATAGAAAGAAATAAGTACACAATGAGAGTTTCTTTATATTGTTGGAGTTATGGGTAAAATAGATGAAAATGTAATATTTATATAAAAAAAATAAATTTTAGAATTAAGTATTTGTAATAAAATCATTTATTAGTCGAAAAATGGAAAATGAATAAAAACATCAAATGTGTAGTGGGTGAGAACTGTCTGCACCATATCTATTTTTTTTTTCAAAAAATTACAAAAAAAATACTGAAGAGATTTCCTGTCAAATGCAACTTAAAAATAAAATTAGGTGAACTGTCTTTTTCACACTACACCAACCATTCAAAGTCAACACAAGGTAATAATTGAATTCATTCATTACAGATATTAAATAATTAGCAATCCTCTAATTGCTTGATCAGTTAACTGGATTCCTATACCATCCCACAAGGAATAGTTAAATAGCTGTGTTTGCATTTTGAAGCAAACACACATTTCTGAAACAATGGATCACAATGAAGTTCCTGAGCACTTGAGAGAAGACAAGGTAAGTGAAGAGACGAAGAAACTGATCACTTCACTTCCTAAAGATAAAGATTCTCAAGGAAGGAGGCTCTGCAAGTACCAAGGAAGCTGGTATTACTACAACACTCTCCAAGGAGTCATCAATTTCCATAACAATTTTCAGCCACAAGAGACTGATATAATCCTCGCTTCCACCCCAAAGTCCGGCACAACTTGGCTCAAGGCACTCACGGTCGCACTCTTGGAGAGATCTAAACATCATGATGATCATCCATTGCTGTCAGATAATCCTCATGCCATAGTACCATTCTTGGAGAACAATCTGTATCTCAAAAGCTCAACACCGGACCTAACCAAGTACTCATCATCATCATCATCATCATCGTCCCCGAGGGTGTTTGCGACTCACATGCCTTTGCACACCTTGAAAGAGGGTCTCAGGGGCTCTCCTTGCAAGATTGTGTTCATGTGCAGAAACGCAAAGGACGCGTTGATATCTATGTGGTATTTCATCTGCAAGAATCAGAGAGTTGAAGCGACTAGAAGCATTCTCGAGTCGTTGTTCGAGTCTTTGTGCAGAGGAGTCACCTTCTACGGTCCCTTTTGGGACCAAGTCCTTAGCTACTGGAGAGGCAGCTTGGAAGATCCGAGTCGTGTTCTGTTTATGAAGTACGAGGAAATGAAAGAAGAGCCTTGTGTTCAGCTAAAGAGACTTGCGGAGTTCTTAGGTTGTCCTTTCACTGAGGAAGAGGAAGAGAGCGGAGCTGTGGAAAAGATCTTGGAGCTATGCTCCCTGCGTAGTCTTAGCGACTTGGAGGCCAACAAGTCGGGTAAAACCGTTAACGGCGTGGATCACAAGTTCGAAGTCGGTGACTGGAAAAATCATCTCACTCCGGAGATGGAGAGGAGAATCGACATGATCATTGAGGAGAAACTAAGAGGTTCAGGTTTGAGTTTCTAAGAGTATGGTTATCATATATATGTTAATTGTGTTTCTATTATGAATGTAATAAGACTAGTCTGGTTTCATGACCAACATTTCTCTTATTTTCTTCAGCTGGTGGACAATGTTTTTATATTATACAAAATAAAAAACAAAAATTAATTGACAGCTGTGGGATTTGAACCCACGCCCTTGCGGACCAGAGCCTAAATCTGGCGCCTTAGACCACTCGGCCAAACTGTCTTGCTGTACCTAGTGTTCTTTCCTACTTGGATATTCCATTTTTCTTTCTTCCATTTACTTGGAAAAGAAGATGTCTCTGACGTTTGAAACCCTGAAGAGCTGTTGTCTGATACAAAACGAGGTCCTTTCAGTGTTTAACAAGCACCAACAGGTAATTTGGATACAGCATGGGAGAAGAAGATTGTACCAATGTGTTAATCAAAGCTCTCAGTAACATGATAGATAACTTATTATATGCTTTAGCTAAAAGTTATCAATCAATCAAAAAGGGAGAAGGTATCAATCCTACTTATTTTGACTATGTAGGTATTGACAACTTTTGGTCAAGAGTTTACTCTATGTTTACCTCTCTCGCCTTCTCCTACTTTGTCAGACGTGCGAGCATGAGATTGTGATGGTATGAGTTAACCGACAATAGAGGCTACACAGCAAGATGCAACAAGCAAACACAATCAAACAACAGAAAGCTTATCTATTAGTCATAGAAAAGGTGAAACCAATACAGACATGTTTGTTTACTCATAAAAGAATTCATTATTACTTCTTGAACTCATAACAACAAAAGAGGTTTTTTTAAAGCAAATCTTCAAATTCAATCAGAGAGAGAGAGATCTGATGAACGACTCCTTTTCCCCATCACTTAAGCAGAAAGAGGAGCAGCAGCACTCAAGAGCGACTTGGCTGGTGAGACCAAAGCAACACCACCGTTCTCCACTTTAGAGTACTTCTTGTACACAGCACGTAGCCTGCTCTCTCCACATCTTGAGTGATGTAAAGCTAAAAGCTTTGAGCATTCCCTATATAACACACAACAACAAAGAACAAAACATATAAGTCTCTGCAACTAATAGACAAGAACAGAAACAGATATTTGCAAGTCTTCTCTGTTCTTACATAATCTCAGACTCTGAATATCCTGTGTGGAACGTCAACGTCTCGGTCCAAGCAGGAGACTTCTTCAGTGCGCATCTCGCTGTGTAGACGGCTGAAGCAGCAAGCATGGAGGGACAGAACTTCAGCGTGTCATAGTGCATCATCCCCAACTCAGCAAGAAAGTGAACCATATTCTCCATCTATAGACAACAACAACAAAAATCAAAGTCGATCTCAGTCTCTTTCCAATCTAGAACTGTATGAAAAAATCAACACTTTACAGCAAATATTCAACTCACCTCAGGGTCAGACATCGAAGCTTTGATAAACCGGACAAGGAACACGTACTGAGTCGGAACAGTCAAGTACCATTCGAGGTTCCCAAGGATGGTCTTCTCCATCACAAGAATCTGCTTGTTGTTGTAAGCATTGTCCGTCACATACACCAAATCATTCACCTACACAATCACATCACACCAAATCATTAACATTCAAACACACACAAAAGGACACAAATCAATCTTTAATATGTTACCTGAGGAGGCCAGATCTCTTCGTATTTGGAAGCGATGAGCAAGGCACTGATTCCCAACAGCTGCAACTCTCTTTTGGGGACAGCTTTCACAGAGAGGAACCGATCAATAATATTGACAGTGAGATACATAGTCTCCAAGTTAAGTTCAAACTTGATGTGAACTTCTAACAACCAATCAACCAAGATAGCTCTCATCTTCTCATTCACATCGGTCTGAATGTGCATATACATCTTCGGCTGGCTCTC
The DNA window shown above is from Brassica oleracea var. oleracea cultivar TO1000 chromosome C3, BOL, whole genome shotgun sequence and carries:
- the LOC106328700 gene encoding cytosolic sulfotransferase 1-like isoform X1 yields the protein MDHNELPVNLREDKVSDETKKLISSLPTDKDSQGNLCKYQGCWYYYNTFQAVISFQKHFQPQDTDIILASTPKSGTTWLKALTVALLERSKHHDDHPMNHPLLSNNPHALVPLLESSAPDLTKFSPSSSTRLFSTHMPLYTLKEGLKGSPCKIVFMCRNAKDALISRMHFRCKYEKIEVNSSVLEPMFESLCRGVTFYGPIWDNVLSYWRGSLEDPNHVLFMKYEEMKEEPCVQLKRLAEFLGFPFTEQEEDRGVVEKILELCSLRSLSDLEANKSGKTVNGVDHKFFFRKGEVGDWKNHLTPEMESKIDTIIEEKLRGSGLSF
- the LOC106331806 gene encoding cyclin-B1-2-like (The sequence of the model RefSeq protein was modified relative to this genomic sequence to represent the inferred CDS: added 373 bases not found in genome assembly), which codes for MATRTNMPEQVRGVNKNGAVKNRRPLGDIGNSLVSVPVAQGGKPQPPINRPITRSFRAQLLANAQKPINCEKKPQPLAPRNKNQEAQKAVPKKNLVIKLKQPQQTKHAEVVEPPKKVEKKPKEPAAKVTYSSVLSARSKAACSITTKPKILDIDESDRDNHLAAVEYVDDMYSFYKEVEKESQPKMYMHIQTDVNEKMRAILVDWLLEVHIKFELNLETMYLTVNIIDRFLSVKAVPKRELQLLGISALLIASKYEEIWPPQVNDLVYVTDNAYNNKQILVMEKTILGNLEWYLTVPTQYVFLVRFIKASMSDPEMENMVHFLAELGMMHYDTLKFCPSMLAASAVYTARCALKKSPAWTETLTFHTGYSESEIMECSKLLALHHSRCGESRLRAVYKKYSKVENGGVALVSPAKSLLSAAAPLSA
- the LOC106328700 gene encoding cytosolic sulfotransferase 1-like isoform X2, whose amino-acid sequence is MDHNELPVNLREDKVSDETKKLISSLPTDKDSQGNLCKYQGCWYYYNTFQAVISFQKHFQPQDTDIILASTPKSGTTWLKALTVALLERSKHHDDHPMNHPLLSNNPHALVPLLESSAPDLTKFSPSSSTRLFSTHMPLYTLKEGLKGSPCKIVFMCRNAKDALISRMHFRSTRNVLNRDCFRCKYEKIEVNSSVLEPMFESLCRGVTFYGPIWDNVLSYWRGSLEDPNHVLFMKYEEMKEEPCVQLKRLAEFLGFPFTEQEEDRGVVEKILELCSLRSLSDLEANKSGKTVNGVDHKFFFRKGEVGDWKNHLTPEMESKIDTIIEEKLRGSGLSF
- the LOC106328699 gene encoding cytosolic sulfotransferase 1-like, which produces MDHNEVPEHLREDKVSEETKKLITSLPKDKDSQGRRLCKYQGSWYYYNTLQGVINFHNNFQPQETDIILASTPKSGTTWLKALTVALLERSKHHDDHPLLSDNPHAIVPFLENNLYLKSSTPDLTKYSSSSSSSSSPRVFATHMPLHTLKEGLRGSPCKIVFMCRNAKDALISMWYFICKNQRVEATRSILESLFESLCRGVTFYGPFWDQVLSYWRGSLEDPSRVLFMKYEEMKEEPCVQLKRLAEFLGCPFTEEEEESGAVEKILELCSLRSLSDLEANKSGKTVNGVDHKFEVGDWKNHLTPEMERRIDMIIEEKLRGSGLSF
- the LOC106329616 gene encoding cytosolic sulfotransferase 1-like; the encoded protein is MGPGWVHCWPQKINNSCVCISKQTHISKTDKVSEETKKLISSLPTDKDFQGNLCKYQGCWYYYNTLQGVINFHNNFQPQDTDVILASSPKSGTTWLKALTVALLERSKHHDDHPLLSDNPHALVPFLENNLYLKSSTPDLTKYSSSPRLFATHMPLHTLKEGLNGSPCKIVFMCRNAKDALISMWYFVCKYQRVEASRSILESLFESLCSGVTFYGPFWDQVLSYWRGSLEDPSRVLFMKYEEMKEEPYAQLKRLAEFLGCPFTEEELESGSVDKVLELCSLRSLSDLEINKSGKNVNGVDYKFYFRKGEVCDWKNHLTPEMERRIDMIIEEKLKGSGLSF